A genomic window from Yoonia rosea includes:
- a CDS encoding protein-disulfide reductase DsbD domain-containing protein, whose amino-acid sequence MRKNLLTALALATLPTLAVAESYSDMASIEILPGWRTASGDHVAAIKITLEPGWITYWRAPGEAGIPPYFRFASHSTINSITQHWPVPEVFDDAGLLSIGYHDSVIFPLTISAPEAAGEMAISGELTIGVCEEICIPVTFTFDTLLPEVGARDENIVAAIADAPLSADAANVGSVTCTIDPIPDGLRMTSKINVAQVSGSEFVVVEPSDPQIWVSQADVSRVGDTLSATVDMVHPSGQPFAFDRSAVRITILGDNGQAIDLRGCTGG is encoded by the coding sequence ATGCGCAAAAACCTGCTTACTGCCCTCGCCCTTGCCACCTTGCCGACCCTCGCGGTCGCCGAGAGCTATAGCGATATGGCCAGCATCGAAATCCTGCCGGGCTGGCGCACAGCCTCGGGCGATCATGTTGCAGCTATCAAGATCACGCTCGAACCCGGATGGATCACCTATTGGCGTGCGCCGGGCGAGGCCGGAATTCCACCGTATTTCCGTTTTGCCAGCCACAGCACCATCAACAGCATCACGCAGCATTGGCCGGTCCCAGAGGTCTTTGATGACGCGGGGCTGTTGTCGATCGGATATCATGACAGCGTGATCTTTCCCCTCACCATCTCCGCCCCAGAGGCGGCTGGTGAAATGGCAATATCCGGCGAACTGACCATTGGTGTCTGCGAGGAAATCTGCATCCCCGTTACTTTCACATTTGACACGCTCTTGCCTGAAGTCGGCGCCCGTGATGAAAACATCGTCGCGGCCATCGCGGATGCGCCCCTGAGTGCTGATGCGGCAAATGTCGGGTCTGTGACCTGCACAATTGACCCAATTCCGGACGGTCTGCGCATGACCTCAAAGATCAATGTGGCTCAAGTCAGCGGGTCAGAGTTTGTCGTGGTCGAACCAAGCGATCCGCAAATCTGGGTCTCTCAGGCAGACGTCAGCCGTGTGGGTGATACGCTGAGCGCGACCGTCGATATGGTCCACCCCAGCGGTCAGCCCTTTGCGTTTGATCGTTCTGCTGTGCGAATCACCATCTTGGGCGACAACGGGCAGGCTATTGACCTGCGTGGCTGTACCGGCGGTTAG
- the argH gene encoding argininosuccinate lyase, with product MTKSANTMWGGRFAAGPDAIMEAINASIGYDRRLAPQDIAGSRAHAAMLAATGIIIDTDAEAIREGLLTVLSEIETGDFPFSAALEDIHMNVEARLRDTIGEAAGRLHTARSRNDQVAVDFRLWVRDQCDQADEALAALQAALLGQAEAGADWVMPGFTHLQTAQPVTWGHHMLAYVEMFARDRSRFADARKRMNTSPLGAAALAGTSFPIDRDMTAKALGFDRPMANSLDAVSDRDFALEFLASASICAMHLSRLAEELVIWSSAQFRFVKMSDKWSTGSSIMPQKRNPDAAELIRAKIGRIFGANVALMTVMKGLPLAYSKDMQEDKEQTFDAADNLMLALAAMTGMVGDMTAQRDNLKAAASSGFSTATDLADWLVRELGLPFREAHHVTGSLVALAEGKGCDLPDLTLADMQAVHDGIRADVFDVLGVENSVASRTSFGGTAPVQVRAQVAHWKEVLGKEVLK from the coding sequence ATGACCAAATCTGCAAACACAATGTGGGGCGGGCGTTTCGCCGCCGGACCAGACGCGATTATGGAGGCGATCAATGCCTCAATCGGGTATGACCGCCGACTTGCACCGCAAGACATCGCAGGTTCACGCGCCCATGCCGCCATGTTGGCCGCCACAGGCATCATTATAGATACCGATGCCGAGGCGATACGGGAAGGCCTGCTCACCGTATTGTCAGAGATTGAAACGGGGGATTTTCCTTTTTCGGCCGCGCTTGAAGACATTCACATGAATGTCGAGGCGCGTTTGCGCGATACCATTGGCGAGGCCGCAGGACGTTTGCACACGGCACGGTCGCGTAACGATCAGGTGGCGGTCGATTTCCGCCTTTGGGTGCGTGATCAATGCGATCAGGCGGATGAGGCTTTGGCCGCGTTGCAAGCAGCCCTCTTGGGGCAGGCCGAGGCCGGGGCCGATTGGGTGATGCCCGGGTTTACCCATTTGCAGACAGCCCAGCCTGTCACATGGGGGCACCATATGCTGGCCTATGTGGAAATGTTTGCGCGCGACCGGTCGCGCTTTGCGGATGCACGCAAGCGGATGAATACCTCACCTTTGGGCGCTGCCGCACTTGCGGGTACATCCTTTCCGATTGACCGCGATATGACGGCCAAGGCACTGGGCTTTGACCGCCCGATGGCCAATTCGCTTGATGCGGTATCAGACCGTGATTTCGCGCTCGAGTTTCTGGCATCTGCCAGCATCTGCGCCATGCACCTGAGCCGTTTGGCTGAAGAGCTCGTGATCTGGTCCTCGGCCCAGTTCCGCTTTGTGAAGATGTCGGACAAATGGTCGACGGGTTCATCGATCATGCCACAAAAGCGCAATCCTGATGCGGCGGAATTGATCCGTGCCAAGATTGGCCGGATTTTTGGCGCGAATGTTGCGCTTATGACGGTGATGAAGGGGCTGCCGCTAGCCTATTCCAAGGACATGCAAGAAGACAAGGAACAGACCTTTGATGCCGCTGATAACCTGATGCTGGCCTTGGCTGCGATGACGGGCATGGTCGGCGATATGACCGCGCAGCGGGACAATCTGAAGGCTGCCGCATCAAGCGGATTTTCGACCGCGACCGATCTGGCCGATTGGCTGGTGCGTGAACTTGGGTTACCCTTCCGTGAGGCGCATCATGTGACTGGCTCGCTCGTGGCGTTGGCGGAAGGAAAAGGCTGTGATCTGCCTGATCTGACGCTGGCCGACATGCAAGCGGTTCACGATGGCATCCGTGCAGATGTCTTTGATGTGCTGGGTGTTGAAAACTCGGTTGCGTCGCGCACCAGCTTTGGTGGCACCGCGCCCGTACAGGTCCGCGCGCAGGTGGCGCACTGGAAAGAGGTCTTGGGGAAAGAGGTTTTGAAATGA
- a CDS encoding YqgE/AlgH family protein, whose product MTRPDSSLVGKLLIAMPDMSDPRFAKTVVYMCAHSEEGGMGLIVNKPEKGIRFSKLLAQMEIPVSSNARDLRVHYGGPVDYQRGFVLHSSDYASDTGTLDVDDNYRMTATLEVLEDLAKGEGPDVAMMALGYAGWGPGQLEYEIRQNGWLTCAPTDEILFGADNAGKWAAALKLLGVDPLLLSATAGRA is encoded by the coding sequence ATGACCCGCCCAGATTCGTCCCTTGTCGGTAAGCTTTTGATCGCGATGCCCGATATGTCGGACCCGCGTTTTGCAAAGACCGTGGTTTATATGTGCGCCCATTCCGAAGAAGGCGGCATGGGGTTGATCGTCAACAAGCCGGAAAAGGGTATTCGTTTCTCCAAACTCCTTGCGCAGATGGAAATTCCCGTGTCTTCCAACGCGCGTGATTTGCGCGTGCATTACGGTGGGCCTGTGGATTATCAGCGCGGGTTCGTCCTGCACTCGAGTGATTATGCATCGGATACCGGCACGCTGGACGTTGATGATAACTACCGCATGACAGCAACGCTTGAGGTGCTGGAAGATCTGGCAAAAGGCGAAGGCCCTGATGTCGCGATGATGGCGCTGGGCTATGCCGGTTGGGGGCCGGGGCAGTTGGAATACGAAATCCGCCAGAATGGCTGGCTGACCTGTGCGCCCACTGATGAGATCCTCTTTGGGGCCGACAATGCCGGCAAATGGGCGGCGGCGCTGAAGTTGCTGGGGGTTGACCCGTTGCTATTGTCGGCGACAGCCGGACGGGCCTAG
- a CDS encoding TlpA family protein disulfide reductase, which translates to MRKLISALLYTALMGLANTGHADVAMAEALREGDMRKLNFHSTPVAASDVPFTGADGSEMTLADFSGKYVVLNFWATWCAPCRVEMPHLSALQTAMGGDRMEVVTIATGRNPLPVMQRFFEEIDVDNLPLHTDPRQSLARGMGVLGLPVTVILDPDGYEVARMQGEADWSSENAMAIMQALIGPES; encoded by the coding sequence GTGCGCAAGTTGATATCAGCCCTGCTTTATACGGCCCTTATGGGTCTTGCAAACACTGGCCATGCCGATGTGGCCATGGCAGAGGCCTTGCGGGAAGGCGATATGCGCAAACTGAACTTTCACAGCACCCCTGTTGCAGCGTCAGATGTGCCGTTTACGGGTGCCGATGGCAGCGAAATGACACTGGCGGATTTCAGTGGGAAATATGTGGTCCTCAACTTCTGGGCCACATGGTGCGCGCCCTGCCGCGTAGAGATGCCCCATCTGTCAGCGCTGCAGACCGCGATGGGCGGTGACCGGATGGAAGTCGTCACCATTGCCACAGGTCGGAACCCTCTGCCTGTCATGCAGCGGTTCTTCGAGGAGATAGACGTCGACAATCTGCCACTTCATACCGATCCGCGCCAAAGCCTTGCCCGCGGGATGGGCGTTTTGGGTCTGCCGGTCACCGTCATCCTTGATCCTGACGGCTATGAAGTCGCGCGGATGCAGGGCGAGGCGGACTGGTCCAGTGAAAACGCGATGGCGATCATGCAGGCCTTGATCGGGCCGGAGAGCTGA